DNA sequence from the Streptomyces sp. HUAS 15-9 genome:
TCGCTATGTCAAAATCGGATAACGGGTGACCCCCCGAACCGCCTCAGGTCGGCACATCAAGCCGGACCGTCTGCGGAAATCCCCGGCGCTGGCCGAAATTCCTTCGGTCACGTCTCACTATGTGGTCGGCCCTTGCCCGGACGGGCATCGCGTGCCCAAGGCGCTCCATCTCGCCTCGATGTCGCCTCGATGTCATCAGGACGTGACCTTCTAGTCCCGTGATGTGACCTTGCACCTAATGGACTCGTCGTCGGCCCTGTCGTCGGGTAAGAAGGTTCTTTACACCCCTCATCCGGGGCTCAGGGCGCGTGTGCGGCGCGCCCGTCGCGTACGACCCGTACGTATCAGGCAATCGGGTCATATGCGGTCCCGCCCGCTCTTCACCAGGAGTGGTCAACCCTCAAACCATGAATATTTAAGGGGTAAAACGAAGTGGCAGCGGAGATCGTCAATCCTCGCAGCGACAACAGTACGGAGCAGGACGGCGGGGCCGAACCCCTCGATTCCTTCGATCCGGCGTTCGCGCTGCACCGCGGCGGCAAGATGGCTGTGCAGGCCACCGTGCCGCTGCGCGACAAGGACGACCTGTCCCTCGCGTACACACCCGGTGTCGCGCGCGTGTGCACCGCGATCGCGGAGCAGCCGGACCTGGTCAACGACTACACGTGGAAGTCGTCCGTGGTCGCGGTCGTGACCGACGGTACGGCCGTCCTCGGGCTCGGGGACATCGGCCCCGAGGCCTCCCTTCCGGTCATGGAGGGGAAGGCGATCCTTTTCAAGCAGTTCGGCGGCGTGGACGCCGTCCCGATCGCGCTCGACTGCACCGGCGTCGACGAGATCGTGGAGACCGTCGTCCGGCTGGCCCCGTCCTTCGGCGGGGTGAACCTGGAGGACATCTCGGCGCCGCGGTGCTTCGAGATCGAGCGCAAGCTCCAGGAGCGGCTGGACATCCCGGTCTTCCACGACGACCAGCACGGTACGGCGGTCGTGACGCTGGCGGCGCTGCGCAACGCGGCGCGGCTGAGCGGGCGCTCGATCGGTGACCTGCGCGCGGTGATCTCGGGTGCCGGCGCGGCCGGTGTCGCCATCGCCAAGATGCTGGTGGGGGCCGGTATCGGGGATGTCGCGCTGGCCGACCGCAAGGGCGTCGTGTCGGCCGACCGGGAGGACCTGACGCCCGTGAAGCGCGAGGTCGCCGGGTTCACCAACAAGGCGGGCATCAGCGGTTCGCTGGAGGACGCGCTGGCGGGCGCCGACGTCTTCATCGGCGTCTCCGGCGGTACGGTCTCCGACACGGCGGTGGCCTCCATGGCCAAGGGTGCCTTCGTCTTCGCGATGGCCAACCCGAACCCCGAGGTGCACCCCGACGTCGCGCACAAGTACGCGGCGGTCGTCGCCACCGGCCGGTCGGACTTCCCGAACCAGATCAACAACGTGCTGGCGTTCCCCGGGATCTTCGCGGGCGCGCTCCAGGTGCGGGCCTCCCGGATCACCGAGGGGATGAAGATCGCGGCGGCCGAGGCGCTGGCCGCGGTCGTCGGTGACGATCTCGCCGCCGACTATGTCATTCCGTCGCCGTTCGACGAGCGGGTCGCTCCGGCGGTGACCGCGGCGGTCGCGGCTGCCGCGCGGGCCGAGGGCGTCGCCCGTCGGTGACGCTTGAATTGGCCCCGTCCGTTCGGGCGGGGCCATTCTTTTTGCCCACCCACCCGGCTGTCCGGGTGATTTCGGGGGTGTTGTCGCCTCGGCGGCCGCCGCCCCGGACCCCCGTGCCGTTGCGCAACAGGGCATGTGTCACAGCGGACCGTGGTTCCGTCCGGCTGATCGGGAACCTATCGTCGAGCCCATGTTCGCTGTCTACGCCGCCCGAATCGACCGCGACCAGCCGCTCGCCGGCCTTGAGTTGGGGGAGCGCCCGGCCCCCGAGGCCCGCCCCGGCTGGAGCACCGTCAACGTCAGGGCCGCCTCCCTCAACCACCACGACCTCTGGTCCCTCCGCGGCGTCGGCCTCCCCGAGGAACGGCTGCCGATGATCCTCGGCTGCGACGCCGCCGGTGTCGACGAGGACGGCAACGAGGTCGTCCTGCACTCCGTCATCGGCCAGAGCGGCCACGGCGTCGGCCCCGACGAGCCCCGCTCGATCCTGACCGAGCGTTACCAGGGCACCTTCGCCGAGCAGGTCGCCGTGCCGACCTGGAACATCCTGCCCAAGCCCAAGGAGCTCTCCTTCGAGGAGGCCGCCTGCCTGCCCACGGCCTGGCTGACGGCCTACCGGATGCTCTTCACCAACGCGGGTGTACGGCCCGGGGACTCCGTCCTCGTCCAGGGCGCCGGCGGCGGTGTCGCCACGGCCGCGATCGTGCTCGGCAAGGCTGCGGGACTGCGGGTCTTCGCCACCAGCCGGGACGAGGCCAAGCGCAAGCGCGCCCTGGAACTCGGCGCCGTGGAGGCGGTCGAGCCGGGGGCGCGGCTGCCCCAGCGGGTGGACGCCGTCATCGAGACCGTCGGCGCCGCCACCTGGTCCCACTCGGTGAAGTCGCTGCGTCCGGGCGGCACGATCGTCATCTCCGGCGCCACGAGCGGCGACCGTCCCTCACACGCCGAGCTGACCCGCATCTTCTTCCTGGAGCTGAAGGTCGTCGGCTCCACCATGGGCACCAAGGACGAGCTGGAGGACCTGCTCTCCTTCTGCGCCGCCACCGGTGTGCGTCCCGTCATCGACGAGGTCCTCCCGCTCGACCGCGCCCGCGAGGGCTTCGAGCGGCTGGAGTCCGGGGACCAGTTCGGGAAGATCGTGCTCACCACCAGCTGATCGTCGCCACCGTCCGACGGCCGGCCCGGTGCGCCGGGCCGGCCGTCGGCATTTGTCAATCACGGTTGACAGGACTCCTTGTGTCAACTTAGGTTGACATTATGACCGAAGCAACGGATCTCGCCGAGCGGGCCGGCGACCGCGATCCGCGGGTCGGACTGCGCGCCGTCGCCGCACTGCGCAGGCTGCTGGAGCAGCTGGAAGCGGTGCAGGTGCGCAGTGCCCGCAATCAGGGCTGGTCGTGGCAGGAGATCGCCGCCGAACTCGGCGTCAGCAGGCAGGCCGTGCACAAGAAGTACGGGAGGCAGTGATGTTCGAACGGTTCACGAAGGATGCCCGTGGCGCCGTACAAGGTGCGGTCGCGCATGCCGAGCGGCTGGGCGACGAGCGGGTCGAGGAGTCCCATCTCCTGCTCGCCCTTCTCGACCGGGAGGGCAGCCGGGGTTCGTTCGCCCTGACGTCGCTCGGACTGTCGGCGGGGCGGCGGGAGGGAGTGGTGCGAGCCCTGGCCGAGGCCCGGCGCCGCGGCGGGCTCTCCCGGGCCGACGCGGACGCGCTGTCGGGGCTGGGGATCGACCTCTCGGAGATCGTGTCCCGGGTGGAGGAGGCCCATGGGGAGGGGGCCTTGGCGACCGGGCGGAAGGGATTTTCCGGGCGGCGGCCGTTCGGTCGCGGGGCCAAGGATCTGCTGACCCGGTCCCTGCGCGTCGCCCTCGGGCACCGCGACCGTCACATCGGCGACGAGCACCTCCTCCTCGCCCTGACCTCGTGCCCGGGCGTGGCCGCCGAGGCACTCGCCGAGTACGGGGTGACGCACGAGTCCTTGACCCGCGTGCTGTACGGCGGGGGAGAGGCCAAGGCGGGCTGACGGCCGCCGCCTCCCGGCAGCGCGCCCGCCCTTCACTGTGGGCGCGCTGCCGGGCAGGCCCTCAGACCTTCGGCCCGCGCAGCATCACGCCGATGTGTGCCGCCGCCGTCGACAGATGGCGCCGGGCGTCGCGGAGCTGGTCGGCCGTGACACCGTGGTCGCGGGCGGCGTCGCGGATGTCGTCCCGGAAGCGGTCGAGGAGACGGTCCAGGTCGCGCGCCGGGTCATCGGTGGCGTCCTCGTGGGCCCAGGCCGGTTCGTAGTCGGCCGGGAAGTCCTCCGGGGTCCGTGTGTACTCCGGCTCCGACGCGGACTTGCCGGTGGCTGAACCGGCCCCGGCTCCAGTCCCTGTCCCGGGCCGTCCGAATCCCAGGTCCTTGCCGAACTCCTTCCCGAAGTCCTTCCCGAACTCGCCGAACTCCTTGGCGAGTTCGGTCAGGCCCTCGCGCACCCCTGTCGGCCAGTCGCCCCGCGCGAAGTGGTCCTGCACATGGTCCTGGACCCGCCGGGCGATGCGCTGCATCTCCTCCTGCGCCTGGGCCCGGGCCCGGTTCTGTGCCTCCTGGGCCTGGCGGCGGGCGCGCTGGGCCTCCTCGCGGGCGCGGCGGCTCTCGTCCTTGGCGCGCCGGGCCTGCTCCTTCCATTCCTGCTTGACGCGGCGCATCTCCTCCTTGGCCGCCCGCCAGGCCTCCTTGTCGCCCACGTCGCCGTAGTCCCCGGTGCCGGTCCAGGTGCCGTGCCGGGCCTCGGTGGCGGCCGCGCGCATCTCACGGCGCAGGTCGCCCGCCGCGCCGCGCACGTCGGCCCGGATCTCGGCGGCGAGCTCCGCGACCGACTCGCGGATCTCCAGCTCCAGGTCGGCCAGTTCACCACTGCGGTCGGCCAGTTCGGCGCGGCCGGCGTCCGTGATGGCGTACACCTTGCGGCCGCCCTCGGTGGTGTGTGTGACCAGGCCCTCGGCCTCCAGCTTGGCCAGGCGGGGGTAGACGGTGCCCGCCGACGGTGCGTACAGCCCCTGGAAGCGCTCCTCGAGCAGGCGGATCACCTCGTAGCCATGGCGCGGGGCCTCGTCGAGCAGCTTGAGCAGATAGAGGCGGAGGCGGCCGTGGGCGAAGACGGGAGGCATGTCAGAGCACCTTCTTGTCGGTCGTGCCGTCGGCCGGGGCGTCGTCGCTCGCGGCGTCTGTGCTCGCGGCGGCGTCCGGGCCGGAAACGGAATTCTCCCCCAAGTCGCCCTGTGTTCCGGCCGCCGTACCGTCTGTCGATAGGTTCCCCGTCCCCTCGGTCACGGCATCGGAGATGAACTCGGCCTCCTTGACTGGCGGTTCGGCCTCCCACGCCTCGTCGTCGCCCTCGTCCTCCCTCGGGGGGCGGCGCAGCAGGGCGATCGAGCCGGAGACCGTGGTGGCCCTGAGCCTGCCGGTGCCCGCGCCGAGGCGGCCGGTGATCTTGTGGGCGCCCCACTGGCCGTGGACCCGCAGACCGTCGAAGGCGTTGGAGATGGTGCCGCTCGCCGTGTTCGCCTCGACCTCGGCGTCCGCCGGGTGCGGGAGCCTTATGGCGATCTCGCCGGAGACGCTGGTCAGTCTGACGTCTGTCGGGCCGTCCGGGTCGAGGTCGACGATCATGGAGCCGCTGACCGAGTCGGCGCGCACGGAGGAGCCCGAGCCGTCGACGACGGTCAGGTCGCCGGAGACGGAGTTGAAGCGCAGGTCGCCGGTGACGGA
Encoded proteins:
- a CDS encoding DUF4097 family beta strand repeat-containing protein, which produces MSEWSVTEPTKLTFDDPVSELHVRIVNGAVNVMGTDEGSARLEISDMEGPPLVVTQEGGTLTVAYEDLPWKGFLKWLDRKGWRRSAVVSLAVPAQTRVEVGVVGAGAVVSGIRGHSEVKGVTGDTTLVALSGPVRASTVSGNLEAQSVTGDLRFNSVSGDLTVVDGSGSSVRADSVSGSMIVDLDPDGPTDVRLTSVSGEIAIRLPHPADAEVEANTASGTISNAFDGLRVHGQWGAHKITGRLGAGTGRLRATTVSGSIALLRRPPREDEGDDEAWEAEPPVKEAEFISDAVTEGTGNLSTDGTAAGTQGDLGENSVSGPDAAASTDAASDDAPADGTTDKKVL
- a CDS encoding zinc-binding dehydrogenase — translated: MFAVYAARIDRDQPLAGLELGERPAPEARPGWSTVNVRAASLNHHDLWSLRGVGLPEERLPMILGCDAAGVDEDGNEVVLHSVIGQSGHGVGPDEPRSILTERYQGTFAEQVAVPTWNILPKPKELSFEEAACLPTAWLTAYRMLFTNAGVRPGDSVLVQGAGGGVATAAIVLGKAAGLRVFATSRDEAKRKRALELGAVEAVEPGARLPQRVDAVIETVGAATWSHSVKSLRPGGTIVISGATSGDRPSHAELTRIFFLELKVVGSTMGTKDELEDLLSFCAATGVRPVIDEVLPLDRAREGFERLESGDQFGKIVLTTS
- a CDS encoding Clp protease N-terminal domain-containing protein, giving the protein MFERFTKDARGAVQGAVAHAERLGDERVEESHLLLALLDREGSRGSFALTSLGLSAGRREGVVRALAEARRRGGLSRADADALSGLGIDLSEIVSRVEEAHGEGALATGRKGFSGRRPFGRGAKDLLTRSLRVALGHRDRHIGDEHLLLALTSCPGVAAEALAEYGVTHESLTRVLYGGGEAKAG
- a CDS encoding NAD(P)-dependent malic enzyme, with product MAAEIVNPRSDNSTEQDGGAEPLDSFDPAFALHRGGKMAVQATVPLRDKDDLSLAYTPGVARVCTAIAEQPDLVNDYTWKSSVVAVVTDGTAVLGLGDIGPEASLPVMEGKAILFKQFGGVDAVPIALDCTGVDEIVETVVRLAPSFGGVNLEDISAPRCFEIERKLQERLDIPVFHDDQHGTAVVTLAALRNAARLSGRSIGDLRAVISGAGAAGVAIAKMLVGAGIGDVALADRKGVVSADREDLTPVKREVAGFTNKAGISGSLEDALAGADVFIGVSGGTVSDTAVASMAKGAFVFAMANPNPEVHPDVAHKYAAVVATGRSDFPNQINNVLAFPGIFAGALQVRASRITEGMKIAAAEALAAVVGDDLAADYVIPSPFDERVAPAVTAAVAAAARAEGVARR
- a CDS encoding helix-turn-helix domain-containing protein, with product MTEATDLAERAGDRDPRVGLRAVAALRRLLEQLEAVQVRSARNQGWSWQEIAAELGVSRQAVHKKYGRQ
- a CDS encoding PadR family transcriptional regulator, with amino-acid sequence MPPVFAHGRLRLYLLKLLDEAPRHGYEVIRLLEERFQGLYAPSAGTVYPRLAKLEAEGLVTHTTEGGRKVYAITDAGRAELADRSGELADLELEIRESVAELAAEIRADVRGAAGDLRREMRAAATEARHGTWTGTGDYGDVGDKEAWRAAKEEMRRVKQEWKEQARRAKDESRRAREEAQRARRQAQEAQNRARAQAQEEMQRIARRVQDHVQDHFARGDWPTGVREGLTELAKEFGEFGKDFGKEFGKDLGFGRPGTGTGAGAGSATGKSASEPEYTRTPEDFPADYEPAWAHEDATDDPARDLDRLLDRFRDDIRDAARDHGVTADQLRDARRHLSTAAAHIGVMLRGPKV